A segment of the Arachis hypogaea cultivar Tifrunner chromosome 5, arahy.Tifrunner.gnm2.J5K5, whole genome shotgun sequence genome:
taaaaatattgatcaacactttaattatttttatactattaggatataaattttagaatttgaaattttaattttagtactTAGTGTTTAAAATGTGGATTAAGTATTAGTAAAAAATGCTAAATTTTATTAGTAATTTATAAATTTTCTGCCTTCTTCCGTTGAAGAGCCATTTTCCTTCCCACGCAAGAAAGCAAGTACTATATTAGTATGACTCATCATTGGCCATtgcattaatttaaattataggaTTATATTCAGTTAGTCAATGACTTaacacaaatatttaaaaaaaatattagaagattattaaaatttaatattttttattattatttagttattaattattaaaagtataagatgaaatatattattaaattattaaactaaaaaaatttaattaatgattaaataataataaaaaataataaattctaaaggtCTTAATATTTTTTTCCTTCCCCACGAGTCAACAATCAAAACATGATGAAATAATGCAGCACATTACATAATTAattaaggaaaagtctaggagaccagcagttttattgaattttggccagtatGTAATCAACAGAGGAaaatgagccattggatgaaatctcacaccatcaaatcatcattaatagttagttgatggctaacaattacaaaaattgttgatcccctagcattgctcattaATTAAATCTGAAGATAATAATGGTAGTGtattttatgattaaaaattagCTGCGTACTCTATCAACTCAAATTACtagatttaaaattatatatttttattaattatataatacatTGATTAAAATTACTATTGAATTACACTATTAATTATGCCTATATATGTTCATATGTATCTCCAATAACTCCCATTATTGACTTAACATAAAATGTCTCATCCTCTATCAAAATCAGCTTCATCGCCATTAACCATCGACGATCCTTTGAAAAACCTTGGCATAGTTCGAAACCAAGATGGAAGTATCACAAGGATCATTCAATATCCAACAACTCCACCAACACAAGACCTAATAAACCCTATTCTGACCAAAGATCTCCCTCTAAATCCTAAAAACAAAACTTGGGTACGCATATTCCTACCCAAAAAGgcacttcaaaatcaaaataactcAACAAAGCTCCCTCTTATAGTTTACTACCATGGTGGTGGTTTCATATACACAAGTGCTTCTTCCACCATCAACCATGACTTCTGCTCTAACATGTCACTCCAACTCTCCGCCGTCATCGCTTCCGTTGACTACCGTCTTGCCCCGGAATACCGGCTGCCTGCGGCCTACGACGACTCCGTGGAGGCCTTGCATTGGCTAAGAACCACCGATGAAACATGGGTACGTGACTATGCTGATTTTTCTAAGTGTTACATCATGGGTTCTAGTGCGGGAGGGAACATTGCTTACCATGTAGGGCTACTTGTGTCCACAACCGTTAATTCGTTTGACTTTGACCCTTTGAAGATCAGAGGGCTTATATTGCACCATCCGTTTTTCGGTGGGTCCCAGAGGACTGAGTCTGAGTTGAGGTCGGTCAACGATCCGGTTCTGCCTATTGGGAACTGCGATCTTATGTGGGAGCTGGCGTTGCCTGAGGGTGCAGGGAGGGACCACTGGTATTGCAATCCAACGGTGGTGGATGATGATGTGTGTTTTGAAGAGATCAAACGGCTGAGATGGAAGGTCTTTGTTTTGGGATGTTATGGGGACCCTATGATTGATCGCATGGTGGGGTTGGTGGCCATGTTGAGAAGAAAAGGTGTTGAGGTTGTCGATCACTTTGGAGAAGGCCATCATGGGGTTGCATATGGTGATCCAAGCAACGAGAAATTCTTCCTTCGAATAAAAGATTtcatagatatataaatatagaatctaatttttatttatggtgaatgtaaaataaatttacacattttacaattatgtaattttatgtaaaaaataactaatctgctgagtttggaaaatttgaattattatgatgatcaaacattattaatatattaattaaaaaattataaaattattatttgcttcAAATTGTTTGGTTAATGTGTTTATTAGTgtgcaaaattaattttgaacaaaaaaaaaatataagctcATTATGATGAAAATGTGTCTTTGTGTAAAAATATTTCATACTAT
Coding sequences within it:
- the LOC112799861 gene encoding carboxylesterase 20-like, whose translation is MSHPLSKSASSPLTIDDPLKNLGIVRNQDGSITRIIQYPTTPPTQDLINPILTKDLPLNPKNKTWVRIFLPKKALQNQNNSTKLPLIVYYHGGGFIYTSASSTINHDFCSNMSLQLSAVIASVDYRLAPEYRLPAAYDDSVEALHWLRTTDETWVRDYADFSKCYIMGSSAGGNIAYHVGLLVSTTVNSFDFDPLKIRGLILHHPFFGGSQRTESELRSVNDPVLPIGNCDLMWELALPEGAGRDHWYCNPTVVDDDVCFEEIKRLRWKVFVLGCYGDPMIDRMVGLVAMLRRKGVEVVDHFGEGHHGVAYGDPSNEKFFLRIKDFIDI